One Bradyrhizobium manausense DNA segment encodes these proteins:
- a CDS encoding ethanolamine ammonia-lyase subunit EutB: MVYRHAIDTTTYAFPDLRDLLAKATPPRSGDRLAGIAAGSAEQMIAARMALADVPLSQFLNEAVIPYEADEITRLVIDSHDANAFAQVSSLTVGAFRDWLLSDAATPDVLRKLAPGITPEMAAAVSKLMRNQDLILAARKCEVVTAFRNTIGLKGRMSTRLQPNHPFDDARGITASILDGLLLGAGDACIGINPASDDPAVIAQLLRLLDEIIARLKIPTQGCVLTHVTTTLSLIGQGVPVDLVFQSVAGTEAANRSFGIDLALLKEAQEAGLSQKRGTVGNNVMYFETGQGSALSANAHHGVDQQTCEARAYAVARAYAPLLVNSVVGFIGPEYLYDGKEIIRAGLEDHFCGKLLGLPLGIDICYTNHAEADQDDMDNLLTLLAAAGVTFIMGVPGADDVMLNYQSTSFHDALYVRDVFGAARAPEFDDWLVLSGIAGADFRLAGDAGLLPDFASRLIA; this comes from the coding sequence TTGGTCTACCGCCACGCCATCGACACCACGACCTACGCCTTCCCCGACCTGCGCGACCTCCTCGCCAAGGCGACGCCGCCGCGCTCCGGCGACCGGCTGGCCGGCATCGCTGCCGGCAGCGCCGAGCAGATGATCGCCGCCCGCATGGCCCTGGCGGACGTCCCCTTAAGTCAATTCCTCAACGAAGCCGTCATCCCCTACGAGGCCGACGAGATCACCCGCCTCGTCATCGACAGCCATGATGCCAACGCTTTTGCGCAGGTCTCCTCATTGACGGTCGGCGCCTTCCGCGACTGGCTGCTGTCGGACGCCGCCACGCCGGACGTCTTGCGCAAGCTCGCACCCGGCATCACGCCGGAGATGGCGGCCGCGGTGTCAAAGCTGATGCGCAACCAGGACCTGATCCTGGCGGCGCGCAAATGCGAGGTGGTCACCGCTTTCCGCAATACCATCGGCCTGAAGGGCCGGATGAGCACGCGGCTCCAGCCCAATCACCCCTTCGACGACGCCAGGGGCATCACCGCCTCGATTCTCGACGGCCTGCTGCTCGGGGCCGGCGATGCCTGCATCGGCATCAATCCGGCAAGCGACGATCCGGCGGTGATCGCGCAGTTGCTGCGGCTTCTGGACGAGATCATCGCGCGGCTGAAAATCCCGACGCAGGGATGCGTGCTGACCCATGTCACCACGACGCTCTCGCTGATCGGGCAGGGCGTGCCTGTCGACCTTGTCTTCCAGTCGGTCGCCGGCACCGAGGCCGCGAACCGCAGTTTTGGCATCGATCTCGCTCTGCTGAAGGAGGCGCAGGAAGCCGGGCTGTCGCAGAAGCGCGGTACGGTCGGCAATAACGTCATGTATTTCGAGACCGGCCAGGGCTCGGCGCTGTCGGCCAATGCCCATCACGGCGTCGACCAGCAGACATGCGAGGCACGCGCCTATGCGGTGGCCCGCGCCTATGCGCCGTTGCTGGTCAACAGCGTGGTCGGCTTTATCGGCCCGGAATATCTCTACGACGGCAAGGAGATCATCCGGGCGGGGCTGGAAGATCATTTCTGCGGCAAGCTGCTTGGCCTGCCGCTGGGCATCGACATCTGCTACACCAACCATGCCGAGGCGGACCAGGACGACATGGACAATCTGCTGACGCTGCTCGCGGCTGCCGGCGTCACCTTCATCATGGGGGTCCCGGGCGCCGACGACGTCATGCTGAACTACCAGTCCACCTCCTTCCACGACGCGCTCTATGTCCGCGACGTCTTCGGTGCGGCGCGCGCGCCGGAGTTCGACGATTGGCTGGTGCTGTCAGGCATTGCCGGCGCCGACTTCCGGCTTGCCGGTGACGCAGGCCTGTTGCCTGATTTTGCCTCCCGGCTGATCGCCTAG
- a CDS encoding B12-binding domain-containing radical SAM protein — MRAESNGTSRHILCVFPRYTSSFGTFEHAYPLTDGVRAFMPPQGLLLLAAYLPKEWHVKFVDENLRRTTKEEFEWAEAVFVSGMHIQRQHMNDICRRAHEFDLPVALGGPSVSACPDYYPSFDYLHVGELGDATNQLLEILSRDVSRPDRQVVLTTKDRVPMTEFPIPAYELADVKRYFLGSIQYSSGCPYECEFCDIPGLYGRNPRIKSPEQIIAELNRLRECGMTDTVYFVDDNFIGNRKAALDLLPHLIEWQKKTGYVMRLACEATLNIAKRPEILKKMREAFFVTIFCGIETPDPDALKAMHKDHNMMVPILEGVRTINSYGMEVVSGIIMGLDTDKPNTSDALLAFVEESHIPLLTINLLQALPKTPLWDRLEREGRLVDDDSRDSNVDFLLPYDDVVESWKHAMGVAYEPEKVYARFQYQCDEVYPHRLKMPVPDEMKTWANIRRGLVMLRNIFWKVGVLGDYRRVFWKFALGRIKRGDIEGLIGCTMIAHHLITFARAASSGRQNASNYSIRLREASVPAE, encoded by the coding sequence ATGCGCGCTGAAAGCAACGGAACGAGCCGGCACATTCTCTGTGTCTTCCCGCGCTACACGTCATCCTTCGGCACCTTCGAGCATGCCTATCCGCTGACCGACGGCGTCCGCGCCTTCATGCCGCCGCAGGGCCTGCTGCTGCTCGCGGCCTATCTGCCCAAGGAGTGGCACGTCAAATTCGTCGACGAAAATCTCCGCCGCACCACGAAGGAAGAGTTCGAATGGGCCGAGGCCGTGTTCGTGAGCGGCATGCACATCCAGCGCCAGCACATGAACGACATCTGCCGCCGCGCTCATGAGTTCGACCTGCCGGTTGCGCTCGGTGGCCCCTCGGTCAGCGCGTGCCCGGATTACTACCCGTCGTTCGACTATCTCCATGTCGGCGAACTCGGCGACGCCACCAATCAGCTGCTCGAAATCCTGTCGCGCGACGTCTCGCGCCCCGACCGGCAGGTGGTGCTGACGACCAAAGACCGCGTGCCGATGACGGAGTTTCCGATCCCGGCCTATGAGCTTGCGGACGTGAAACGCTATTTCCTCGGCAGCATCCAATATTCCAGCGGCTGTCCGTATGAGTGCGAGTTCTGCGACATTCCCGGCCTCTACGGTCGCAACCCGCGCATCAAGTCGCCGGAGCAGATCATCGCAGAGCTCAATCGCCTGCGCGAATGCGGCATGACCGACACGGTCTACTTCGTCGATGACAATTTCATCGGCAACCGCAAGGCAGCGCTGGACCTCTTGCCGCACCTCATCGAATGGCAGAAGAAGACCGGCTATGTGATGCGGCTTGCCTGCGAGGCGACACTGAACATCGCAAAGCGGCCCGAAATCCTCAAGAAGATGCGCGAGGCCTTTTTCGTCACGATCTTCTGCGGCATCGAAACGCCGGACCCTGACGCGCTGAAGGCCATGCACAAGGACCACAACATGATGGTCCCGATTCTGGAGGGCGTGCGCACCATCAACTCCTACGGCATGGAAGTCGTGTCCGGCATCATCATGGGGCTCGACACCGACAAGCCAAATACATCCGATGCGCTGCTCGCCTTCGTCGAGGAGTCGCACATTCCGTTGCTCACGATCAATTTGCTTCAGGCGCTGCCGAAGACGCCGCTGTGGGATCGCCTCGAGCGCGAGGGGCGTCTGGTCGATGACGACAGCCGCGATTCGAACGTCGACTTCCTGCTGCCGTATGACGATGTCGTCGAATCCTGGAAGCACGCGATGGGCGTGGCTTACGAGCCCGAGAAGGTCTATGCGCGCTTCCAGTATCAGTGCGACGAGGTTTATCCGCACCGCCTGAAAATGCCGGTGCCGGACGAGATGAAGACCTGGGCCAACATCAGGCGTGGCCTCGTCATGCTGCGCAATATCTTCTGGAAGGTCGGCGTGCTCGGCGACTACAGACGCGTGTTCTGGAAGTTTGCGCTCGGGCGCATCAAGCGCGGCGACATCGAAGGTCTGATCGGTTGCACCATGATCGCGCACCACCTCATCACCTTTGCGCGCGCGGCCTCGAGCGGCAGGCAGAACGCGTCGAACTATTCGATCCGGCTGCGCGAAGCGTCCGTTCCCGCCGAATGA
- the eutC gene encoding ethanolamine ammonia-lyase subunit EutC, with translation MSDKPAPARPTVDLRLLTPARVALGRSGASLPTRPLLDFTLAHARARDAVHAAFGSAHLVAGVRALGLAATAVSSRAADRRDYLRRPDLGRQLDAGSAAALAEVATAPRQLAIVIGDGLSAAAVHAHAVALLQNLLPLLGEDEAVAVGHVVVASGARVALGDEIGAILGARMVLMLIGERPGLSAPDSLGAYLTFAPKPGLTDAARNCVSNIHKAGLSYDEAALKIVWLVREGLARQVTGVTLKDESADRAPRRIGTDVPK, from the coding sequence ATGAGCGACAAGCCCGCTCCGGCGCGCCCGACCGTCGACCTCAGATTGCTCACGCCTGCGCGCGTCGCGCTCGGGCGCAGTGGCGCCAGCCTGCCGACCAGGCCGCTGCTGGATTTCACGCTGGCCCATGCCCGCGCCCGCGATGCCGTGCATGCCGCCTTCGGCTCGGCGCATCTGGTGGCCGGGGTGAGGGCGCTCGGCCTTGCCGCCACCGCGGTCAGCAGCCGGGCCGCCGATCGCAGGGATTATCTGCGCCGGCCGGACCTCGGGCGGCAGCTCGATGCCGGCTCCGCGGCTGCGTTGGCGGAAGTAGCAACCGCGCCGCGCCAGCTTGCGATCGTCATCGGCGACGGATTATCGGCGGCCGCGGTCCATGCCCATGCGGTCGCGCTGCTGCAAAACCTGTTGCCGCTGCTCGGCGAGGACGAGGCTGTCGCGGTTGGCCATGTCGTCGTCGCCTCGGGCGCGCGGGTCGCGCTTGGCGACGAGATCGGGGCCATTCTCGGCGCTCGCATGGTTTTGATGCTGATCGGCGAACGGCCGGGCCTGTCCGCGCCCGACAGTCTCGGTGCCTATCTGACCTTCGCGCCGAAGCCGGGACTGACCGATGCCGCGCGCAACTGCGTGTCCAACATCCACAAGGCGGGGTTGAGCTATGACGAGGCGGCCCTCAAGATCGTCTGGCTCGTGCGCGAGGGATTGGCGCGGCAGGTCACGGGCGTGACGCTCAAGGACGAGAGCGCCGACCGTGCCCCGCGTCGAATCGGCACGGACGTGCCAAAATGA